The Micromonospora sp. NBC_01740 genome includes a window with the following:
- a CDS encoding SGNH/GDSL hydrolase family protein, whose protein sequence is MRWRSYVAVGDSFTEGMDDAYPDGSYRGWADLVATRLAAGAGPDFRYANLAIRGRLFPGVVAEQVPAALAMKPDLISFAAGGNDVLRRTFDPDALVTRFDDVVRRLRSGGADVVLFRFADVMARLPGQRLVAPRVQLLNRAVGETAERHGAILVDLYADDAYLNPMLWSTDRLHLSEAGHRRVAAQVLNALGVGCDEEWLMVPPHPAPTPWLAARAADLRWAGRHLAPWIKRRLTGRSSGDTVTAKRPSLGPITD, encoded by the coding sequence GTGCGCTGGCGCAGTTACGTGGCGGTCGGGGACAGCTTCACCGAGGGCATGGACGACGCGTACCCGGACGGCAGCTACCGGGGCTGGGCGGACCTGGTGGCCACCCGGCTGGCCGCCGGGGCCGGCCCCGACTTCCGGTACGCGAACCTGGCCATCCGGGGCCGGCTCTTTCCCGGCGTGGTGGCCGAGCAGGTGCCCGCCGCGCTCGCCATGAAGCCCGACCTGATCAGCTTCGCGGCCGGCGGCAACGACGTGCTCCGCCGCACCTTCGACCCGGACGCCCTGGTCACCCGCTTCGACGACGTGGTGCGCAGGCTGCGCTCCGGCGGCGCCGACGTGGTCCTCTTCCGGTTCGCCGACGTGATGGCCCGGCTGCCCGGCCAGCGCCTCGTCGCGCCCCGGGTGCAACTGCTCAACCGGGCCGTCGGCGAGACCGCCGAGCGGCACGGCGCCATCCTGGTCGACCTGTACGCCGACGACGCGTACCTCAACCCGATGCTCTGGAGCACCGACCGGCTGCACCTGTCGGAAGCCGGGCACCGGCGGGTCGCCGCGCAGGTGCTCAACGCGCTCGGCGTCGGCTGCGACGAGGAGTGGCTGATGGTGCCGCCCCACCCGGCGCCGACGCCCTGGCTGGCCGCCCGCGCCGCCGACCTGCGCTGGGCCGGGCGGCACCTGGCGCCGTGGATCAAGCGCCGGCTCACCGGCCGCTCCTCCGGCGACACGGTCACCGCCAAGCGCCCGTCGCTCGGCCCGATCACCGACTGA
- a CDS encoding DsbA family oxidoreductase, with translation MEIEIYADVVCPWCYIGKRRLEQALESYDGEVTVRYRPFQLDPSPVPEPRPLVDAMAAKFGGPDRVRQMFGQVTEVGAQVGLKLDFDRAVAANTFDAHRLVAWATDRGRAAETVDALYRAHFTDGVDVGSRDALAALAAEVGLDAAEARRFLDSDERVAELSDELATARQIGVTSVPTFVLAGRYAVTGAQEPETLLAALAEVDRREAEAD, from the coding sequence ATGGAGATCGAGATCTACGCCGACGTCGTGTGCCCCTGGTGCTACATCGGCAAGCGTCGGCTGGAGCAGGCCCTGGAGTCGTACGACGGCGAGGTGACCGTCCGCTACCGGCCGTTCCAGCTCGACCCGTCGCCGGTGCCGGAGCCGCGTCCACTTGTCGACGCGATGGCCGCGAAGTTCGGCGGGCCGGACCGCGTCCGGCAGATGTTCGGTCAGGTAACGGAGGTGGGGGCCCAGGTCGGCCTGAAGCTCGACTTCGACCGCGCGGTCGCGGCGAACACCTTCGACGCGCACCGCCTGGTCGCCTGGGCCACCGACCGGGGACGCGCCGCGGAGACGGTCGACGCGCTCTACCGCGCCCACTTCACCGACGGCGTCGACGTCGGCTCCCGCGACGCGCTCGCCGCGCTCGCCGCCGAGGTGGGCCTGGACGCGGCCGAGGCGCGCCGCTTCCTCGACTCCGACGAGCGGGTGGCGGAACTCTCCGACGAGCTGGCCACCGCCCGGCAGATCGGGGTGACCAGCGTGCCCACCTTCGTGCTGGCCGGCCGGTACGCGGTCACCGGCGCCCAGGAGCCGGAGACGCTGCTCGCCGCCCTGGCCGAGGTGGACCGCCGCGAGGCCGAAGCCGACTGA
- a CDS encoding YbaK/EbsC family protein yields the protein MGTLKTEPARSRLDLLAPPVAAAVGQWPAEAPVDVDDVLVAPIDAELADTAAFCAAYEVGLDESANCVVVAGKREGVVRYAACVVLATTRVDVNGVARRALDVRKASFAPMAEAVELTGMEYGGITPIGLPEQWPILVDARVIAAPHVIIGSGVRHSKIALPGPALGALPGARVVEGLARPA from the coding sequence ATGGGGACGCTGAAGACCGAACCTGCCCGCAGTCGGCTCGACCTGCTCGCTCCGCCGGTCGCCGCCGCCGTCGGGCAGTGGCCCGCCGAGGCGCCGGTGGACGTGGACGACGTGCTGGTGGCGCCGATCGACGCCGAGCTGGCCGACACGGCCGCCTTCTGCGCCGCGTACGAGGTGGGGCTGGACGAGTCGGCCAACTGCGTGGTGGTGGCCGGCAAGCGCGAGGGGGTCGTGCGCTACGCGGCCTGCGTCGTGCTCGCCACCACCCGCGTCGACGTCAACGGGGTGGCCCGCCGCGCGCTCGACGTGCGGAAGGCGAGCTTCGCGCCGATGGCCGAGGCGGTGGAGCTGACCGGCATGGAGTACGGCGGCATCACCCCGATCGGCCTGCCGGAGCAGTGGCCGATCCTGGTCGACGCGCGGGTGATCGCCGCCCCGCACGTGATCATCGGGTCGGGCGTACGGCACAGCAAGATCGCGCTGCCCGGGCCGGCGCTCGGCGCGCTGCCCGGCGCGCGCGTGGTGGAGGGGCTGGCCAGGCCGGCCTGA
- a CDS encoding SufE family protein, protein MSSMPARLSEIVDEFAAAPRDVVLEMLLEYADVIPPLPADAADREGMEQVPECQTAFFLRARVTPEKTVETLFDCPPEAPTTRAFAGILAEGLAGASADEVLAVPDDLYQRMGLAQAISPLRVRGGTAILARLKRQVREQTS, encoded by the coding sequence ATGTCATCCATGCCGGCCAGGCTTTCCGAGATCGTCGACGAGTTCGCCGCCGCGCCCCGCGACGTGGTGCTGGAGATGTTGCTGGAGTACGCCGACGTCATCCCGCCGCTGCCCGCCGACGCCGCCGACCGGGAGGGCATGGAGCAGGTGCCGGAGTGCCAGACGGCGTTCTTCCTGCGCGCCCGGGTCACCCCGGAGAAGACGGTGGAGACGCTGTTCGACTGCCCGCCGGAGGCGCCCACCACGCGCGCGTTCGCCGGCATCCTCGCCGAAGGGCTGGCCGGGGCGAGCGCGGACGAGGTGCTCGCCGTGCCCGACGACCTCTACCAGCGGATGGGCCTGGCCCAGGCCATCAGCCCGCTACGGGTGCGCGGCGGCACGGCCATCCTGGCCCGGCTCAAGCGGCAGGTCCGGGAACAGACCAGCTAG
- a CDS encoding MFS transporter: protein MTGTATHAAPVADEAGLFAPRLRAMTVGSVALISLLAFEALAVGTAMPTVARNLDGLALYGIAFGGPFAAGVLAMVASGIWCDSRGPRAPMWHGLGWFVLGLVLAGGATTMGVLVAGRIVQGLGSGLLSVALYVIVGQAYPEALHRRIFAAFAAAWVVPSLVGPALAGLIVEHLGWRWVFLAVPVVAVPAVLLIHPGLRAIGVPPVTRLPSGAAARIGWACGAGVSAALLHIGGQQRGAAAVGLVALALIGLLVCAPRLLPAGFLRAGRGLPTVIGLRGLASAAFVGAEVVIPLMLSRERGLSATAAGLVLTTGALAWSAGSWLQGRMPPPRSRATLPRAGLTCIAAGTAVVTLAVAPAVPVWVGVLGWAGAGLGMGLLYPSLSVLTLELSAPGEQGRNSSSLQLGDSLFAATVLALTGAVLAAGAAPGPASYAGTLAVASGLALLGVVLAGRVVPGASGIRAG, encoded by the coding sequence GTGACCGGAACGGCGACGCACGCCGCCCCGGTCGCCGACGAGGCCGGGCTCTTCGCGCCCCGGCTGCGCGCGATGACGGTGGGCAGCGTCGCGCTGATCTCGCTGCTCGCCTTCGAGGCGCTGGCGGTGGGCACCGCCATGCCGACCGTCGCCCGCAACCTCGACGGGCTGGCCCTCTACGGGATCGCCTTCGGGGGGCCGTTCGCCGCCGGCGTGCTCGCCATGGTCGCCTCCGGCATCTGGTGCGACTCGCGGGGCCCCCGGGCGCCGATGTGGCACGGGCTCGGCTGGTTCGTGCTGGGGCTGGTGCTCGCCGGTGGCGCCACCACCATGGGCGTCCTGGTCGCCGGCCGGATCGTGCAGGGCCTCGGCTCCGGCCTGCTCTCGGTGGCGCTCTACGTGATCGTCGGGCAGGCGTACCCGGAGGCGCTGCACCGGCGGATCTTTGCGGCGTTCGCCGCCGCGTGGGTCGTACCGTCGCTGGTCGGGCCGGCGCTGGCCGGCCTGATCGTGGAACACCTCGGCTGGCGCTGGGTCTTCCTGGCGGTGCCGGTGGTGGCGGTGCCGGCGGTGCTGCTGATCCACCCCGGCCTGCGGGCGATCGGCGTGCCCCCGGTGACCCGGTTGCCGTCCGGCGCGGCGGCCCGGATCGGCTGGGCCTGCGGGGCGGGGGTGAGCGCCGCACTGTTGCACATCGGGGGGCAGCAGCGCGGCGCTGCCGCCGTCGGGCTGGTGGCCCTGGCGCTGATCGGGCTGCTGGTCTGCGCGCCCCGGCTGCTGCCGGCCGGGTTCCTGCGCGCCGGCCGGGGCCTGCCCACGGTGATCGGGCTGCGCGGTCTCGCCTCGGCCGCGTTCGTGGGCGCGGAGGTGGTGATCCCGCTGATGCTCTCGCGGGAGCGCGGGCTGTCGGCGACCGCCGCCGGCCTGGTCCTGACCACGGGCGCGCTCGCCTGGTCGGCGGGTTCCTGGTTGCAGGGGCGGATGCCGCCGCCGCGCTCCCGGGCCACCCTGCCGAGGGCGGGGCTGACCTGCATCGCCGCCGGTACGGCCGTGGTCACGCTCGCTGTCGCGCCGGCGGTGCCGGTCTGGGTCGGCGTGCTGGGCTGGGCCGGCGCGGGTCTCGGCATGGGGCTGCTCTATCCGTCGTTGTCGGTGCTCACGCTGGAGCTGTCCGCCCCCGGCGAGCAGGGCCGCAACAGCTCCTCGCTGCAACTGGGCGACTCGCTCTTCGCGGCGACCGTGCTGGCGCTCACCGGCGCGGTGCTCGCGGCCGGGGCGGCCCCGGGACCGGCCAGCTACGCCGGCACGCTCGCGGTGGCCTCGGGGCTGGCCCTGCTGGGTGTCGTTCTCGCCGGCCGGGTGGTGCCCGGCGCGTCCGGGATCCGCGCCGGCTGA
- a CDS encoding proline--tRNA ligase has product MLLRMSTLLLRTLREDPADAEVPSHRLLLRAGYIRRAAPGGYTWLPLGKLVLDRVTDVVRQEMTAIGDQEVHFPALLPAEPYRTSGRWTEYGDDIFTLADRRGAEHLLAPTHEELAALLVKDLFTSYRDFPVTLFQIQTKFRDEARPRAGLLRGREFLMKDAYSFDLDEAGLAAAYERHRGAYRRIFDRLGLEHTIVRATSGAMGGSASEEFLAATPVGEDTFVGCTACDYAANTEAVTTPAPPAGDPDAQPPAEVHDTPETPTIASLVELANARRLGGRDDWTAADTLKNVVLALRRPGVQEAELLVVGLPGDREVDLKRLGAAVAPATVDVFDGWDARPELVRGYIGPQVMAKLGIRYLADPRVVPGSAWLTGANEPGRHATGVVCGRDFEPDGTVEAAEVRPGDPCPACGTGELTMRRGIEIGHIFQLGRRYTDAFAVDVLGPAGKPVRPTMGCYGIGVSRAVAAIAEQHHDERGLVWPTAVAPCDVHLVAAGKGPQLDAALELGGRLAAAGLRVLVDDRTHVSAGVKFTDAELIGIPRAVVVGRRLAEGYVELRDRASGERVELPVDGVADRLVDQVHRERGNVV; this is encoded by the coding sequence ATGCTGCTACGCATGTCGACCCTGCTGCTCCGGACCCTGCGCGAGGACCCGGCGGACGCGGAGGTGCCGAGCCACCGGCTCCTGCTGCGCGCCGGCTACATCCGTCGCGCCGCACCGGGCGGCTACACCTGGCTGCCGCTGGGCAAGCTGGTGCTGGACCGGGTCACCGATGTGGTCCGGCAGGAGATGACGGCGATCGGCGACCAGGAGGTGCACTTCCCGGCGCTGCTGCCGGCCGAGCCCTACCGGACCAGTGGCCGGTGGACGGAGTACGGCGACGACATCTTCACCCTCGCCGACCGGCGCGGCGCGGAGCACCTGCTGGCGCCCACCCACGAGGAACTGGCCGCGCTGCTGGTCAAGGACCTGTTCACCTCGTACCGGGACTTCCCGGTGACGCTCTTCCAGATCCAGACGAAGTTCCGGGACGAGGCCCGGCCGCGCGCCGGGCTGCTGCGCGGGCGCGAGTTCCTGATGAAGGACGCCTACTCGTTCGACCTCGACGAGGCGGGCCTCGCGGCGGCGTACGAGCGGCACCGCGGCGCGTACCGACGGATCTTCGACCGGCTCGGGCTGGAACACACGATCGTGCGCGCCACCTCCGGGGCGATGGGCGGTTCGGCGTCGGAGGAGTTCCTGGCGGCGACGCCCGTCGGCGAGGACACCTTCGTCGGCTGCACCGCCTGCGACTACGCCGCCAACACGGAGGCGGTGACCACGCCCGCCCCGCCGGCCGGCGACCCGGACGCCCAGCCGCCGGCCGAGGTGCACGACACCCCCGAGACCCCGACCATCGCCAGCCTGGTCGAGCTGGCCAACGCCCGCCGTCTGGGCGGTCGGGACGACTGGACCGCCGCCGACACCCTGAAGAACGTGGTGCTCGCCCTGCGCCGTCCCGGCGTGCAGGAGGCCGAGCTGCTGGTGGTCGGGCTGCCCGGCGACCGCGAGGTCGACCTGAAGCGGCTCGGCGCGGCGGTCGCCCCGGCCACCGTGGACGTCTTCGACGGCTGGGACGCCCGACCCGAGCTGGTCCGTGGCTACATCGGCCCGCAGGTGATGGCGAAGCTGGGCATCCGCTACCTGGCCGATCCCCGGGTCGTGCCGGGCAGCGCGTGGCTGACCGGCGCGAACGAGCCGGGCCGGCACGCGACGGGCGTGGTCTGCGGCCGGGACTTCGAGCCGGACGGCACGGTCGAGGCCGCCGAGGTGCGCCCCGGCGACCCCTGCCCGGCGTGCGGCACCGGCGAGCTGACCATGCGGCGGGGCATCGAGATCGGGCACATCTTCCAGCTCGGTCGCCGCTACACCGACGCCTTCGCCGTCGACGTGCTCGGTCCCGCCGGCAAGCCCGTCCGGCCGACCATGGGCTGCTACGGGATCGGGGTGTCCCGCGCGGTCGCGGCGATCGCCGAACAGCACCACGACGAGCGGGGACTCGTCTGGCCGACGGCGGTCGCGCCGTGCGACGTACACCTGGTGGCTGCCGGGAAGGGGCCGCAGCTGGACGCGGCGCTGGAGCTCGGCGGGCGGCTCGCCGCCGCCGGCCTGCGGGTGCTCGTCGACGACCGGACGCACGTCTCCGCCGGGGTGAAGTTCACCGACGCCGAGCTGATCGGCATCCCGCGCGCCGTCGTGGTCGGCCGCCGTCTCGCCGAGGGGTACGTCGAGCTACGCGACCGGGCGTCCGGCGAGCGCGTCGAACTGCCGGTCGACGGGGTGGCGGACCGGCTGGTCGACCAGGTACACCGGGAGCGCGGAAACGTGGTGTAG
- a CDS encoding roadblock/LC7 domain-containing protein has protein sequence MSGIDDTETPLPRRTARTGTLPPPRSLPPSLAGNTSLPYPAIGHELSELRLQIPGVHGCVLGGVDGLLITHNLQTDVDPNDLAALAATTYGLGRQVGLRLGQGDFQQSTVRNAGGYLSVYAVSSQALLAVVGEDSINVARLHLHAPPVAKRLAGLLDQVTLAGHGAR, from the coding sequence GTGAGCGGGATCGACGACACCGAGACCCCACTTCCCCGCCGCACCGCACGCACGGGCACCCTTCCGCCACCCCGGTCGTTGCCCCCGTCGCTCGCCGGGAACACGTCGCTGCCGTACCCGGCGATCGGGCACGAGCTGTCGGAGCTGCGCCTCCAGATCCCCGGGGTGCACGGCTGCGTCCTCGGCGGCGTGGACGGCCTGCTCATCACCCACAACCTGCAGACCGACGTCGACCCGAACGACCTGGCGGCGCTCGCCGCCACCACGTACGGGCTGGGCCGGCAGGTCGGGCTGCGGCTGGGACAGGGCGACTTCCAGCAGTCCACCGTCCGCAACGCCGGCGGCTACCTGAGCGTCTACGCGGTCAGCTCGCAGGCGCTGCTCGCTGTCGTCGGCGAGGACAGCATCAACGTGGCCCGGCTGCACCTGCACGCCCCGCCGGTGGCCAAACGGCTCGCCGGCCTGCTGGATCAGGTCACGCTCGCCGGTCACGGCGCCCGCTGA
- a CDS encoding CBS domain-containing protein has product MTGYRVSDVMTKQVIYLPAETTLDEAARVMKEADIGDVVVTDGATLAGMLTDRDIVVRAVAERSDPATTTIGSIITREVVMIEQHSTAAEAAALMRERGIRRVLVCDSERKLVGIVSLGDLAMQLDPHSALSDISEQAPTV; this is encoded by the coding sequence ATGACCGGTTACCGGGTCAGCGACGTGATGACGAAGCAGGTCATCTACCTGCCGGCCGAGACCACCCTGGACGAGGCGGCCAGGGTGATGAAGGAGGCGGACATCGGCGACGTGGTGGTCACCGACGGCGCCACCCTCGCCGGCATGCTCACCGACCGCGACATCGTCGTACGGGCGGTGGCCGAGCGCAGCGACCCGGCCACCACCACGATCGGCTCGATCATCACCCGCGAGGTGGTGATGATCGAGCAGCACTCGACCGCGGCCGAGGCGGCGGCCCTGATGCGGGAGCGGGGCATCCGGCGGGTGCTGGTCTGCGACAGCGAGCGCAAGCTGGTCGGCATCGTCTCCCTCGGTGACCTCGCGATGCAGCTCGATCCCCACTCGGCGCTGAGCGACATCAGCGAGCAGGCACCGACCGTCTGA
- a CDS encoding SDR family oxidoreductase — translation MRVLVTGAGGRLGRVVLPRLRAEGWDVRATSRRARTGSWVVADLATGEGVVEAVAGVDAVLHLASAPNRGRQTHRVDVLGTRRLVVAAGQAGVRHLVYVSIVGVDRVPIPYYRHKLAAEQVVAAGTVPWTVLRATQFPEFLDGLLRGASRLGPVIGDPAVLAQPVDPGEVADRLVRRLTAGPLHGIEEYGGPEVLRFDDAARAWTAARRSRRPLLPVRIPGGIGRALRSGGLVTEATPKGVRTWADHLADTYGGTGAR, via the coding sequence ATGCGGGTGCTGGTTACCGGGGCGGGCGGTCGGCTGGGGCGGGTGGTGCTGCCCCGGCTGCGTGCCGAGGGTTGGGACGTGCGGGCGACGAGCCGGCGGGCGCGTACCGGCTCGTGGGTGGTCGCCGACCTGGCCACCGGGGAGGGGGTGGTCGAGGCGGTGGCCGGCGTGGACGCCGTACTGCACCTGGCTTCGGCACCGAACCGGGGGCGGCAGACCCACCGGGTCGACGTGCTCGGCACCCGCCGGCTGGTCGTCGCCGCCGGGCAGGCGGGCGTACGGCACCTGGTCTACGTCTCGATCGTCGGGGTGGACCGGGTGCCGATCCCCTACTACCGGCACAAGCTCGCCGCCGAGCAGGTCGTGGCGGCCGGCACGGTGCCGTGGACGGTGCTGCGGGCGACCCAGTTCCCGGAGTTCCTCGACGGGCTGCTGCGCGGGGCGAGCCGCCTCGGCCCGGTGATCGGCGATCCGGCCGTACTCGCCCAGCCGGTGGATCCCGGCGAGGTCGCGGACCGCCTCGTCCGGCGGCTGACCGCCGGCCCGCTGCACGGCATCGAGGAGTACGGCGGCCCGGAGGTGCTCCGCTTCGACGACGCGGCCCGCGCGTGGACGGCCGCCCGGCGGTCCCGCCGTCCGCTGCTCCCGGTCCGGATACCCGGTGGGATCGGCCGTGCCCTGCGCTCGGGCGGCCTGGTCACCGAGGCGACCCCGAAGGGCGTCCGGACCTGGGCCGACCACCTCGCCGACACGTACGGGGGAACGGGCGCAAGATGA
- a CDS encoding imidazolonepropionase-like domain-containing protein, whose amino-acid sequence MLTLHTAPLLRTAPDAPPTPGAAVAVRADRIVAVGPLAELTGAYAGARIRRWPGTLGPGLVHDGPLPAADTPRERVHALLRLGVTAVLAGHLTDPALRAAVERSDLLVLPATAPPTLAPGGRADLAVLDADGACLVTVVAGRIAHRRA is encoded by the coding sequence GTGCTCACCCTGCACACCGCGCCGCTGCTGCGGACCGCGCCCGACGCCCCGCCCACCCCGGGGGCCGCCGTCGCGGTCCGGGCCGACCGGATCGTCGCGGTCGGACCGCTGGCCGAGCTGACCGGGGCGTACGCCGGAGCCCGGATCCGCCGCTGGCCCGGCACGCTCGGGCCGGGGCTGGTGCACGACGGGCCGCTGCCGGCAGCCGACACTCCCCGCGAGCGGGTGCACGCGCTGCTGCGCCTCGGGGTGACCGCCGTGCTGGCCGGCCACCTGACCGATCCGGCGCTGCGGGCCGCCGTGGAGCGCAGCGACCTGCTGGTGCTGCCCGCCACCGCACCGCCGACGCTGGCTCCCGGTGGGCGCGCGGACCTGGCGGTCCTCGACGCCGACGGCGCCTGCCTGGTGACCGTGGTCGCCGGCCGGATCGCCCACCGCCGCGCCTGA